The following coding sequences are from one Aeromicrobium duanguangcaii window:
- a CDS encoding VOC family protein, with amino-acid sequence MHLDHLSFAVGPAGLMATTSELSEKFGTVFLAGGVHPRFGTNNMILPLKNRQYLEVVEALEHPASDKAPFGQAVKARSELGGGWLGWCVSVDDIGPVEHRLGRHAVPGNRHRPDGYNLTWQQIGIHGMRADPQLPFVMSWDVPPEEHPSQMADTGIALTGLEIAGSPERLSDWMGEPAVGALEDIEVRWVAPNGAPGILAAEFDTPNGPVRI; translated from the coding sequence ATGCACCTCGATCATCTGTCGTTCGCCGTCGGTCCCGCCGGTCTCATGGCGACCACGAGCGAGTTGAGTGAGAAGTTCGGCACCGTGTTCCTGGCCGGGGGTGTCCACCCGCGCTTCGGCACGAACAACATGATCCTGCCGCTGAAGAACCGGCAGTACCTCGAGGTCGTCGAGGCACTCGAGCACCCCGCCTCCGACAAGGCGCCGTTCGGCCAGGCCGTCAAGGCCCGCTCCGAGCTCGGCGGCGGCTGGTTGGGCTGGTGCGTCTCGGTGGACGACATCGGACCGGTCGAGCACCGGCTCGGCCGTCACGCCGTGCCGGGCAACCGGCACCGCCCGGACGGCTACAACCTCACGTGGCAGCAGATCGGCATCCACGGCATGCGCGCCGATCCGCAACTGCCGTTCGTCATGTCCTGGGACGTGCCGCCCGAGGAGCACCCCTCGCAGATGGCCGACACGGGGATCGCCCTGACCGGGCTCGAGATCGCCGGCAGCCCCGAGCGGCTGTCCGACTGGATGGGCGAGCCCGCCGTCGGCGCCCTGGAGGACATCGAGGTCCGCTGGGTCGCCCCCAACGGCGCTCCCGGCATCCTGGCGGCCGAGTTCGACACCCCGAACGGCCCGGTCCGCATCTGA
- a CDS encoding VOC family protein, with amino-acid sequence MTVTVGMITCDTTDALALATWWAEQTGGIITEENEGWYVMVALPTGLVLGFQKVDDPTPGKNRLHLDVVTDDLAAEVERLRAAGAGVVAERGDDSFRWVTMTDPAGNEFCVAPRH; translated from the coding sequence ATGACCGTCACCGTTGGCATGATCACGTGCGACACGACCGACGCCCTGGCGTTGGCCACCTGGTGGGCCGAGCAGACCGGCGGCATCATCACCGAGGAGAACGAGGGCTGGTACGTCATGGTGGCCCTCCCCACCGGTCTGGTGCTGGGCTTCCAGAAGGTGGACGACCCGACACCGGGCAAGAACCGGCTGCACCTGGACGTCGTGACCGACGACCTGGCGGCCGAGGTCGAGCGGCTGCGAGCCGCCGGCGCGGGGGTCGTCGCCGAACGCGGCGACGACAGCTTCCGCTGGGTCACGATGACCGATCCCGCGGGCAACGAGTTCTGCGTCGCACCGCGGCACTGA
- a CDS encoding Ppx/GppA phosphatase family protein produces the protein MRIGVLDIGSNTGHLLIVDAFRGGPPIPAHSFSEPLRLAENLDADGHLTADGIDRLVKYVVEAGSQAEDKGAERVLAFATSAVRDAGNAEEVIERVARTSGIRLQILPGEDEARLTFLAVRRWFGWSSGRLGVFDIGGGSLELAVGSDETPDTAVSLPLGAGRLTREWLDRGLEYDDLRREVRREIGAVAGGLLRGGGFDHAVATSKTFRSLARMCGAAPYGAGPYVRRRLAHRDLVTLGRQLRGASDQEIAAMPGVSATRVHQMRAGAMVAEAAMELCGIEELEICPWALREGVLIEYLDHL, from the coding sequence ATGCGCATCGGCGTCCTCGACATCGGCTCCAACACCGGCCACCTGCTCATCGTCGACGCCTTCCGCGGCGGCCCACCGATTCCGGCGCACTCGTTCAGCGAGCCGTTGCGCCTGGCCGAGAACCTCGACGCCGACGGCCACCTGACCGCCGACGGCATCGATCGGCTGGTCAAGTACGTCGTCGAGGCCGGCTCCCAGGCCGAGGACAAGGGCGCCGAGCGGGTGCTGGCGTTCGCCACCTCGGCGGTGCGTGACGCGGGCAACGCCGAGGAGGTCATCGAGCGGGTGGCCCGCACGAGCGGCATCCGGCTGCAGATCCTGCCCGGCGAGGACGAGGCCCGCCTGACGTTCCTGGCGGTGCGCCGCTGGTTCGGCTGGTCGTCGGGCCGGCTCGGGGTCTTCGACATCGGCGGCGGCTCACTCGAGCTGGCCGTGGGCTCGGACGAGACGCCCGACACCGCGGTGTCCCTGCCGTTGGGCGCCGGCCGGCTCACGCGCGAGTGGCTCGATCGCGGACTGGAGTACGACGACCTTCGCCGCGAGGTGCGCCGCGAGATCGGGGCGGTCGCCGGCGGCCTGCTGCGCGGGGGCGGCTTCGATCATGCCGTGGCCACGAGCAAGACGTTTCGCTCGCTGGCCCGCATGTGCGGCGCCGCGCCCTACGGGGCAGGGCCGTACGTGCGTCGTCGGCTCGCGCACCGCGACCTGGTGACGCTGGGCCGTCAGCTGCGCGGCGCCTCGGACCAGGAGATCGCGGCCATGCCCGGCGTCTCGGCGACGAGGGTGCACCAGATGCGCGCGGGGGCGATGGTGGCCGAGGCCGCGATGGAGCTGTGCGGCATCGAGGAGCTCGAGATCTGCCCGTGGGCGCTGCGCGAGGGCGTCCTGATCGAGTACTTGGACCACCTGTGA
- the radA gene encoding DNA repair protein RadA, whose product MPPKTPSAFACTECGWTTGKWVGRCGECQAWGTVDAVGASSRSGRTSAAPVSTPAVPIAQVAATEAAAVGSGIPELDRVLGGGVVAGAVMLMAGEPGVGKSTLLLEVAARWARAGRRTLYVSGEESAAQVRLRAERTGALADELFLAAETDLGGLLTHIDAVKPSLLIVDSVQTIGSSAIEGVPGGVTQVREVAATVIGRAKAEGIATLLVGHVTKDGSVAGPRVLEHLVDVVLQFEGDRTSRLRLLRATKNRFGPVDEIGCFDLVDAGIVEVPDPTGLFVSRHESPVPGTCVTVTMEGRRPLLAEVQALAVAATTPSPRRSSSGLDSSRVAMLLAVLSKTGVSLGNQDVYTASVGGARLHEPSVDLAVALAVISAAGGSPLPGGLVAMGEVGLAGEVRPVRGLEARLREAARIGFTHAIVPRGTEDLGRVGLNVLRTGDLTAALRALP is encoded by the coding sequence ATGCCTCCCAAGACCCCCTCCGCCTTCGCCTGCACCGAGTGCGGCTGGACCACCGGCAAGTGGGTCGGCCGCTGCGGCGAGTGCCAGGCCTGGGGCACGGTCGACGCCGTCGGCGCCAGCTCCCGCTCCGGCCGCACGTCCGCCGCGCCGGTCTCCACTCCCGCCGTCCCGATCGCCCAGGTCGCGGCCACCGAGGCGGCCGCCGTGGGCTCGGGCATCCCCGAGCTCGACCGCGTGCTGGGCGGCGGCGTCGTCGCCGGAGCCGTGATGCTGATGGCCGGCGAGCCGGGCGTCGGCAAGTCCACCCTGCTGCTCGAGGTCGCGGCCCGCTGGGCCCGCGCCGGCCGCCGCACGCTCTACGTCTCCGGCGAGGAGTCCGCTGCTCAGGTGCGGCTGCGCGCCGAGCGCACGGGCGCCCTGGCCGACGAGCTGTTCCTCGCCGCCGAGACCGACCTCGGCGGCCTGCTCACCCACATCGACGCGGTGAAGCCCAGCCTCCTCATCGTCGACTCGGTCCAGACCATCGGCTCGTCCGCGATCGAGGGCGTGCCCGGCGGCGTCACCCAGGTGCGCGAGGTCGCGGCCACCGTCATCGGCCGGGCCAAGGCCGAGGGCATCGCCACGCTGTTGGTCGGCCACGTCACCAAGGACGGCTCGGTCGCCGGTCCGCGCGTGCTCGAGCACCTCGTCGACGTCGTGCTGCAGTTCGAGGGCGACCGCACCAGCCGCCTGCGCCTGCTGCGCGCCACCAAGAACCGCTTCGGGCCCGTCGACGAGATCGGCTGCTTCGACCTGGTCGACGCGGGCATCGTCGAGGTCCCCGACCCGACCGGCCTGTTCGTCTCGCGCCACGAGTCCCCCGTGCCGGGAACGTGCGTCACGGTGACGATGGAGGGCCGCCGCCCGCTGCTGGCCGAGGTCCAGGCGCTCGCGGTGGCCGCCACCACCCCGTCGCCGCGGCGCTCCTCCAGCGGCCTGGACTCCTCGCGCGTGGCGATGCTGCTGGCCGTGCTGAGCAAGACCGGCGTCTCGCTGGGCAACCAGGACGTCTACACCGCGTCCGTCGGCGGCGCCCGCCTGCACGAGCCGTCGGTCGACCTGGCGGTCGCGCTCGCGGTCATCTCTGCGGCCGGCGGCTCGCCGTTGCCCGGCGGACTGGTCGCGATGGGCGAGGTGGGGCTGGCCGGCGAGGTCCGGCCGGTGCGCGGCCTCGAGGCCCGTCTGCGCGAGGCGGCCCGCATCGGCTTCACCCACGCGATCGTCCCCCGCGGCACCGAGGACCTCGGACGCGTCGGGCTCAACGTGCTCCGCACGGGAGATCTCACCGCCGCGCTACGGGCACTGCCCTAG
- a CDS encoding sugar phosphate isomerase/epimerase family protein, with the protein MSQRSSHPMVSLSTSSVYPDGTAAGFEAAARLGYDGVEVMVGLDEVSADTTAVKALAQAHDIPIVSIHAPCLLVTQRVWGTDPWGKLHRSAEMALDVGADTVVVHPPFRWQREYARGFVEGIARLEDEYDVAFAVENMYPWRSGKREFQAYAPGWDPVPFDYKNVTVDFSHSATARIDSGQLIEDLGDRLAHIHLTDGSGSMKDEHLIPGRGAQGCDRILGRLADQGFTGHVVVEVNTRKADDRDADLLEALAFARLHLAPTPV; encoded by the coding sequence GTGAGCCAGCGCTCGAGTCACCCGATGGTCTCGCTGTCGACGTCCTCGGTCTATCCGGACGGCACGGCGGCGGGCTTCGAGGCCGCCGCCCGACTGGGCTACGACGGGGTCGAGGTGATGGTGGGCCTCGACGAGGTCAGCGCCGACACCACGGCGGTCAAGGCCCTGGCCCAGGCGCACGACATCCCGATCGTCTCGATCCACGCCCCGTGCCTGCTCGTGACGCAGCGGGTCTGGGGCACCGATCCGTGGGGCAAGCTGCACCGCAGTGCCGAGATGGCGCTGGACGTCGGCGCCGACACCGTGGTCGTGCACCCGCCGTTCCGGTGGCAGCGCGAGTACGCCCGCGGGTTCGTCGAGGGCATCGCCCGGCTCGAGGACGAGTACGACGTCGCCTTCGCCGTCGAGAACATGTACCCGTGGCGCTCGGGCAAGCGTGAGTTCCAGGCCTACGCGCCCGGCTGGGACCCGGTGCCGTTCGACTACAAGAACGTCACGGTCGACTTCTCGCACAGCGCCACCGCCCGGATCGACTCGGGACAGCTCATCGAGGACCTGGGCGACCGGCTCGCCCACATCCACCTGACCGACGGGTCGGGGTCGATGAAGGACGAGCACCTGATCCCCGGCCGCGGCGCCCAGGGCTGCGACCGGATCCTGGGCCGGTTGGCCGACCAGGGATTCACCGGTCACGTCGTGGTGGAGGTCAACACCCGCAAGGCCGACGACCGCGATGCCGACCTGCTTGAGGCGCTGGCCTTCGCGCGACTGCACCTGGCGCCCACGCCCGTCTGA
- a CDS encoding SGNH hydrolase domain-containing protein yields MTSWGRITTGWCTIAGGAMVLLVLGAYWPGRLPGASAGAEVLLVAAGALMAQLLLVERDRPLGAVVATGLRLAVPPLLVLVATGIAVQRLVELREWAEPLHDVRDAATGIVNLGPIDRDSPVAGFWIVALLAQSALLLLVLRPLVNRRGTRPGLVVVAVLSAASFGWWVVGGDDLAAARFWPVGCGVLVALLAARRTLPGGPIVAAAGWLAAIGLGAMALLGAGPRLEVLAGVAAGAVLVGTARSSASPGGLLRGRVATWFAWLAWAGFCWAWPALWLAPEAADRDLGLRDRAGLLVMVGAVALLTWALVASVRSVVRHGVAWAALAGVCVLAAVLVTAPGFERLDAIETDAARTEALLGADVPECFGALTIAAQVEGRDCRNRELEGVLHPPLDRAASDFEAYLDCWSQPADADLNLCDLGGEGPRVLVLGDSHARVLLGAFRRLAEQGVLDVTAATKASCAWSTLPLRDSKDPLRGPLCHEWRAKLTMWLEQHAAEYDVIVTTAYSGRMKGSEGDQVRGLVEAWEPAVRAGVPIVALRDNPRLPEATLECLSATDPDAWARCDVARDDVVPDFDPFEPAVAEVDGAHFVDTLPFFCGEDVCPAVTGGVNVYRDYNHVSATYAGTLAAPLYREIARTGVLDDARRSAAG; encoded by the coding sequence GTGACGAGCTGGGGACGGATCACGACGGGCTGGTGCACCATCGCGGGGGGCGCGATGGTGCTGCTCGTGCTGGGCGCGTACTGGCCCGGCCGGCTGCCCGGCGCCTCGGCCGGCGCGGAGGTCCTGCTGGTGGCTGCCGGCGCCCTCATGGCGCAGTTGCTGCTGGTGGAACGCGACCGCCCGCTCGGCGCCGTCGTCGCGACCGGGCTGCGGCTCGCGGTGCCGCCCCTGCTCGTCCTCGTCGCCACCGGGATCGCCGTCCAGCGCCTCGTCGAGCTGCGCGAGTGGGCCGAGCCCCTGCATGACGTGCGCGATGCCGCGACCGGGATCGTCAACCTCGGGCCGATCGACCGGGACTCGCCCGTCGCAGGCTTCTGGATCGTCGCGCTGCTGGCGCAGTCGGCGCTCCTGCTGCTGGTGCTGAGGCCGCTCGTCAACCGCCGGGGCACCCGGCCGGGCCTGGTTGTCGTGGCGGTGCTGTCCGCAGCGTCCTTCGGCTGGTGGGTCGTGGGCGGCGACGACCTGGCCGCCGCGCGGTTCTGGCCGGTCGGTTGCGGCGTTCTCGTGGCGCTGCTGGCGGCGAGGCGGACGCTCCCGGGTGGTCCGATCGTCGCCGCGGCGGGTTGGCTCGCCGCGATCGGGCTGGGGGCGATGGCGCTGCTCGGGGCGGGACCGAGGCTCGAGGTGCTCGCCGGAGTGGCGGCGGGCGCCGTCCTCGTGGGGACCGCCCGCTCCTCGGCATCGCCGGGCGGGCTGCTGCGCGGACGGGTCGCCACGTGGTTCGCCTGGCTCGCGTGGGCCGGGTTCTGCTGGGCGTGGCCGGCGTTGTGGCTGGCGCCCGAGGCCGCGGACCGCGACCTCGGCCTGCGCGACCGCGCGGGCCTGCTCGTCATGGTGGGTGCGGTGGCGCTCCTGACGTGGGCGCTGGTCGCGTCGGTGAGGTCGGTCGTCCGGCACGGTGTCGCCTGGGCGGCTCTGGCGGGCGTCTGCGTCCTGGCCGCTGTCCTCGTGACGGCTCCGGGATTCGAGCGACTCGACGCCATCGAGACGGACGCCGCCCGGACCGAGGCCCTGCTGGGGGCCGACGTCCCCGAGTGCTTCGGCGCGCTGACCATCGCAGCACAGGTCGAGGGCCGCGACTGCCGCAACCGCGAGCTCGAGGGCGTTCTGCACCCGCCGCTGGACCGCGCCGCATCCGACTTCGAGGCCTACCTCGACTGCTGGTCCCAACCCGCCGACGCCGACCTGAACCTCTGCGACCTCGGGGGGGAGGGGCCGCGGGTGCTGGTCCTGGGCGACTCGCACGCGCGCGTCCTGCTGGGGGCGTTCCGGCGCCTGGCCGAGCAGGGCGTCCTGGACGTCACCGCCGCCACCAAGGCCAGCTGTGCGTGGTCGACGCTGCCCTTGCGCGACAGCAAGGACCCCCTCCGCGGCCCGCTGTGCCACGAGTGGCGAGCCAAGCTGACGATGTGGCTGGAGCAGCACGCGGCCGAGTACGACGTCATCGTCACCACGGCGTACTCCGGCCGGATGAAGGGTTCCGAGGGCGACCAGGTCCGAGGTCTGGTCGAGGCCTGGGAGCCGGCCGTGCGAGCCGGGGTGCCGATCGTGGCGCTGCGCGACAACCCGCGGCTGCCCGAGGCCACCCTGGAGTGCCTGAGCGCCACCGACCCGGACGCCTGGGCGCGCTGCGACGTCGCGCGGGACGACGTCGTGCCCGACTTCGATCCCTTCGAGCCGGCGGTGGCCGAGGTCGACGGAGCGCACTTCGTCGACACTCTGCCGTTCTTCTGCGGCGAGGACGTCTGTCCCGCCGTCACCGGCGGCGTGAACGTCTACCGCGACTACAACCACGTCTCGGCGACCTACGCCGGGACGCTGGCGGCACCGCTCTACCGCGAGATCGCTCGCACCGGGGTGTTGGACGACGCGCGCCGCTCCGCTGCGGGGTGA
- a CDS encoding HhH-GPD family protein, with translation MPAHTPPVSELHRRILDWFDEHRRALPWRDDPEPWRVMVSEFMLQQTPVVRVLPVFEAWLERWPTPAALAASSSGDAVRAWGRLGYPRRALRLHAAAVAIVERHDGRVPDSYDELLLLPGVGDYTAAAIASFAHGRRAVVLDTNVRRVFARVVEGVQYPAAGVVRAERDVAASLLPDDEATAARWAAATMELGAVVCTARSPQCDACPVSDLCRWRALGHPEHDGPPRRGQAWHGTDRQCRGRLMAVVREAHGPVAPELLVAAWSEAAQRERCVDSLLDDGLLDLDAEGRFILPG, from the coding sequence ATGCCTGCGCACACTCCCCCCGTCAGCGAGCTGCACCGACGCATCCTCGACTGGTTCGACGAGCATCGCCGGGCCCTGCCGTGGCGTGACGATCCCGAGCCGTGGCGCGTCATGGTCTCGGAGTTCATGCTGCAGCAGACCCCGGTCGTCCGGGTGCTGCCGGTCTTCGAGGCCTGGCTCGAGCGGTGGCCCACGCCGGCCGCGCTCGCCGCCTCGTCGTCCGGCGACGCCGTCCGCGCCTGGGGCCGCCTCGGCTATCCCCGCCGGGCGCTGCGACTCCACGCTGCCGCGGTCGCGATCGTCGAGCGTCACGACGGCCGGGTGCCCGACTCCTACGACGAGCTGCTGCTCCTGCCCGGGGTGGGCGACTACACGGCGGCCGCGATCGCCTCGTTCGCCCATGGCCGTCGCGCGGTCGTGCTGGACACCAACGTCCGCCGGGTGTTCGCGCGCGTCGTCGAGGGCGTGCAGTACCCGGCCGCCGGCGTGGTGCGGGCTGAGCGCGACGTGGCGGCGTCCCTGCTGCCCGACGACGAGGCGACGGCGGCCCGCTGGGCCGCCGCGACGATGGAGCTGGGAGCGGTCGTGTGCACGGCCCGGTCCCCGCAGTGCGACGCGTGCCCGGTCTCGGACCTGTGCCGGTGGCGGGCGCTGGGACATCCCGAGCACGACGGCCCGCCGCGCCGTGGACAGGCGTGGCACGGCACCGACCGCCAGTGCCGCGGCCGGCTGATGGCGGTCGTCCGCGAGGCGCACGGCCCCGTCGCTCCCGAGCTGCTGGTCGCCGCGTGGTCCGAGGCGGCCCAGCGCGAGCGGTGCGTGGACTCGCTGCTCGACGACGGCCTGCTGGACCTCGACGCCGAGGGTCGCTTCATCCTGCCCGGTTGA
- the disA gene encoding DNA integrity scanning diadenylate cyclase DisA, whose protein sequence is MAVPDLRATLASVAPGTALREGLERIMRGRTGALIVIGHDRVIESISTGGFALDVPFTATGLRELAKMDGAIILDSSASRIMRAAVHLMPDPSIPTTESGTRHRTAERVARQSGIPVISVSASMTMIALYLGDQRYVLEEPTTVVSRANQALQTLERYRTRLDEVSDALSALEVEDLVTVRDVTAVAQRLEMVRRISDEIETYVLELGSDGRLLSLQLNELVGGVDAERTLVVRDYLPAGSDAQAEKVLDALADLESQEVLDLGIVAAALQIGDGNSLDASVSPHGYRLLARIPRLPPSVVERLIMHFGTLQRLLGASLDDLQAVEGVGELRARGVRDGLSRLAESSILERYV, encoded by the coding sequence GTGGCGGTTCCGGACCTGCGGGCGACACTGGCATCCGTCGCGCCCGGAACAGCGCTGCGTGAGGGCCTCGAGCGGATCATGCGCGGGCGCACCGGCGCCCTGATCGTCATCGGTCACGACCGCGTCATCGAGTCGATCTCGACCGGCGGCTTCGCCCTCGACGTTCCGTTCACCGCCACGGGCCTGCGCGAGCTGGCCAAGATGGACGGCGCGATCATCCTGGACTCGTCGGCCTCGCGGATCATGCGCGCCGCCGTGCACCTCATGCCCGACCCGTCGATCCCCACGACCGAGTCCGGCACCCGTCACCGCACCGCCGAGCGCGTCGCCCGCCAGTCGGGCATCCCCGTCATCTCGGTGTCCGCCTCGATGACGATGATCGCGCTCTATCTGGGCGACCAGCGCTACGTGCTCGAGGAGCCCACCACCGTCGTCAGCCGCGCCAACCAGGCCCTGCAGACGCTCGAGCGGTACCGCACGCGCCTCGACGAGGTCTCCGACGCGCTGTCGGCCCTCGAGGTCGAGGACCTCGTCACCGTCCGCGACGTCACCGCCGTCGCCCAGCGCCTCGAGATGGTGCGACGGATCTCCGACGAGATCGAGACCTACGTGCTCGAGCTCGGCTCGGACGGACGCCTGCTCTCGCTGCAGCTCAACGAGCTCGTCGGCGGTGTCGACGCCGAGCGCACGCTCGTCGTGCGCGACTACCTGCCAGCCGGCTCCGACGCCCAGGCCGAGAAGGTGCTCGACGCCCTGGCCGACCTGGAGTCCCAGGAGGTGCTCGATCTGGGCATCGTCGCCGCCGCGCTGCAGATCGGCGACGGCAACTCGCTCGACGCGTCGGTGTCGCCGCACGGCTACCGGCTGCTGGCCCGGATCCCCCGCCTCCCTCCGTCGGTCGTCGAGCGGCTGATCATGCACTTCGGCACCCTGCAGCGACTGCTGGGCGCCAGCTTGGACGACCTCCAGGCCGTGGAGGGCGTCGGCGAGCTGCGCGCCCGCGGGGTCCGCGACGGCCTGTCGCGCCTCGCCGAGTCCAGCATCCTCGAGCGCTACGTCTGA
- a CDS encoding GrpB family protein, protein MDRDRLLEFDDDAPPPGESPWVAGAGPGRDLTIVEHDPRWAEQYADLAGRISRALGAVALRIEHVGSTSVSGLPAKPIVDVDVTVPDPDDEAAYVPALEAAGFVLAVREPWWQGHRLFRHADPRANVHVFGPEAAEPQRHLIFRDWLRTHPQDRERYASAKRAAAAAGGHVMEYNARKQEVLREILVRAINRAG, encoded by the coding sequence GTGGACCGCGACCGCCTGCTCGAGTTCGACGACGACGCCCCGCCGCCCGGCGAGAGCCCGTGGGTGGCGGGCGCCGGGCCCGGCCGGGACCTGACGATCGTCGAGCACGATCCGCGGTGGGCCGAGCAGTACGCGGACCTCGCCGGCCGGATCAGCCGAGCCCTGGGCGCCGTGGCGCTGCGGATCGAGCACGTCGGGTCGACGTCCGTGTCGGGGCTGCCCGCCAAGCCGATCGTCGACGTCGACGTGACGGTGCCCGACCCGGACGACGAGGCCGCCTACGTCCCGGCGCTGGAGGCCGCGGGCTTCGTGCTCGCGGTGCGCGAGCCGTGGTGGCAGGGCCATCGCCTGTTCCGCCACGCGGACCCCCGCGCGAACGTGCACGTGTTCGGCCCTGAGGCGGCCGAGCCGCAGCGCCACCTGATCTTCCGGGACTGGCTGCGCACGCACCCGCAGGACCGGGAGCGCTACGCGTCCGCGAAACGCGCCGCGGCGGCCGCAGGCGGGCACGTCATGGAGTACAACGCCCGCAAGCAGGAGGTCCTGCGCGAGATCCTGGTGCGGGCGATCAACCGGGCAGGATGA